Proteins encoded in a region of the Benincasa hispida cultivar B227 chromosome 2, ASM972705v1, whole genome shotgun sequence genome:
- the LOC120070633 gene encoding hexokinase-1, which produces MKKVAVGAAVVCAAVAAALVVRHRMKNCGKWSKPMGILKEFEEKCRTPTEKLKQVAEAMTVEMHAGLASEGGSKLKMLISYVDNLPTGDEKGLFYALDLGGTNFRVLRVQLGGKDDRVARQEFVEVSIPPHLMTGSSEALFGFIAEALAKFVEEEGDGYHPVSGRQRELGFTFSFPVRQTSIASGTLIKWTKGFNIEDTVGQDVVGELTKAMEKIGLDMRVAALVNDTIGTLAGGRYNNDNVIAAVILGTGTNAAYVERAHAIPKWQGLLPQSGEMVINMEWGNFRSSHLPITEYDQALDLESLNPGEQIFEKMISGMYLGEIVRRVLCRMAEEAALFGDVVPPKLKKPFILRTPDMSAMHHDTSPDLRVVGSKLNDILEVSNSPLPMRKIVFVLCDIVAVRGARLSAAGIYGIIKKLGRDTPKDGDNQKSVIAVDGGLFEHYTKFRNSLESSLKELLGDKVADNFVIEHSNDGSGIGAALLAASHSQYLGVEDS; this is translated from the exons ATGAAGAAGGTAGCTGTCGGAGCGGCTGTGGTTTGCGCCGCCGTGGCGGCGGCGTTGGTTGTGCGTCACCGGATGAAGAACTGCGGGAAGTGGAGTAAACCGATGGGTATCTTGAAGGAGTTTGAGGAAAAGTGTAGAACTCCCACGGAGAAGCTGAAACAAGTGGCGGAGGCTATGACTGTGGAGATGCATGCTGGTCTCGCATCTGAAGGTGGAAGTAAGCTCAAGATGCTTATTAGTTATGTGGATAATCTTCCCACTGG GGACGAGAAAGGGTTGTTCTATGCATTAGACCTTGGGGGAACAAACTTCCGTGTGTTGCGTGTACAATTGGGAGGAAAGGATGACCGTGTTGCTAGGCAGGAATTCGTCGAAGTTTCGATTCCTCCGCATTTAATGACCGGATCTTCAGAG GCCTTATTTGGTTTTATAGCTGAAGCACTtgcaaaatttgttgaagaagaagGTGATGGCTATCACCCAGTATCTGGTAGACAAAGAGAGCTGGGTTTTACATTTTCTTTCCCAGTTAGACAAACATCTATTGCCTCGGGGACACTTATAAAGTGGACAAAGGGATTCAACATCGAGGACACA GTTGGGCAAGATGTGGTAGGAGAATTAACAAAGGCCATGGAAAAGATTGGATTGGATATGCGTGTGGCAGCTTTG GTAAATGATACAATCGGCACATTAGCTGGAGGCAGATACAATAATGATAATGTTATTGCTGCCGTGATTCTGGGAACTGGAACAAATGCTGCATATGTGGAGCGGGCACATGCAATTCCTAAATGGCAAGGCCTTCTACCTCAATCAGGAGAGATG GTTATTAACATGGAATGGGGCAACTTCCGGTCTTCTCATCTTCCAATCACCGAATATGATCAAGCCCTAGACTTGGAAAGTTTAAACCCCGGGGAACAG ATTTTTGAGAAGATGATATCTGGTATGTATCTAGGAGAAATAGTTCGCAGAGTTCTGTGTAGGATGGCTGAAGAAGCTGCCCTCTTTGGTGATGTTGTTCCGCCTAAACTAAAAAAACCTTTCATTCTTAG GACTCCGGACATGTCTGCCATGCATCATGATACATCTCCAGATCTGAGAGTTGTCGGAAGCAAGCTGAATGACATTTTGGAG GTATCTAACAGTCCCCTCCCTATGAGAAAAATCGTCTTTGTGCTGTGTGACATTGTTGCCGTTCGTGGTGCACGCCTATCAGCTGCTGGTATTTATGGGATCATCAAGAAATTGGGAAGAGACACCCCAAAAGATGGGGATAACCAGAAATCTGTCATAGCTGTTGATGGTGGGTTATTTGAGCACTACACTAAATTTAGAAACTCGTTGGAGAGTTCACTCAAGGAATTACTGGGAGACAAAGTTGCAGACAACTTTGTGATCGAGCACTCAAACGATGGCTCTGGCATTGGAGCAGCACTTCTCGCAGCATCTCACTCCCAGTATCTTGGGGTGGAGGATTCCTGA
- the LOC120070631 gene encoding receptor-like protein kinase 5, producing MTTSLSSSLLFFLKPISFFFFLCFHHANSQLYQQEHSVLLRLNQFWQNQAPISHWLSSNASHCTWPEVQCTNDSVTALSFTFYNLNGTFPPFICDLNNLTHLDLQLNFITGGFPTTLYDCSNLTYLDLSQNLFDGTIPDDVDRLSRLQYLNLGGNSFSGEIPASISRLSELRFLHLYVNKFNGTYPSEIGNLLNLEELLMAYNSNLQPAELPSTLAQLKKLTYLWMTESNVIGEIPEWIGNLTALEKLDLSKNNLIGKIPSSLFTLKNLSVIYLYKNNLSGEIPQRIDSKKITEYDFSENNLTGRIPAAIGDLQNLTALLLFSNQLYGEIPESIGRLPLLTDIRLFDNNLNGTLPPDFGRNLILEGFQVNSNKLTGSLPEHLCSGGKLKGVIAYENSLSGELPKSLGNCDSLIIVDVQKNNFSGEIPAGLWTAQNLTYVVMNNNSFTGDFPKRVSKNLARFQISNNRFSGEIPSELFSFWNVTEFEASNNLLTGQIPEELTALSKLNKLSLHGNQLTGELPKKIISWRSLQSLKLNRNRLSGEIPDELGDLPNLNDLDFSENRLTGTIPTELGKLNLNFLDLSSNFLSGIIPSAFENAIFARSFLNNPGLCSNNAVLNLDGCSLQNSRKISSQHLALIVSLGVIVSILFVVSALFIIKIYRKSGNRADIEWKLTSFQRLNFSEANLLSGLSENNVIGSGGSGKVYRIPVNSLAETVAVKKIWNNRKSDHKLEKEFMAEVKILSSIRHKNIIKLLCCVSCDTSRLLVYEYMEKQSLDKWLHKKNSPPRITGSEPICGVTLNWPTRFQIAVGAAQGLCYMHHECSPPVIHRDLKSSNILLDSEFNAKIADFGLAKLLIKQGEPASVSAVAGSFGYIAPEYAQTPRINEKIDVFSFGVILLELATGKEALDGDADLSLAEWAWEYIQQGKPLADVLDEDVKEPQYLDEMCSVFKLGVICTSGLPTNRPNMNQALQILIRSRTSTPPNNGDKKNRDSESTLRNNDDYLKDVTVKGSLQ from the exons ATGACGacatctctttcttcttctcttctcttttttctGAAGCccatttccttcttcttcttcctctgttTCCACCATGCCAATTCCCAGCTCTACCAACAAGAACACTCTGTTTTGCTCCGATTGAACCAGTTCTGGCAAAATCAAGCTCCAATCAGCCATTGGCTTTCCTCAAATGCTTCTCATTGTACATGGCCGGAGGTTCAGTGTACCAACGACTCTGTCACTGCCCTGTCTTTCACTTTCTACAATTTGAACGGAACCTTCCCCCCTTTCATTTGCGATCTCAACAATCTCACCCACCTTGATCTTCAACTCAATTTCATCACCGGTGGCTTTCCGACCACTCTTTACGATTGTTCCAACCTTACTTACCTCGACCTCTCGCAGAATTTATTCGACGGGACGATCCCTGATGACGTCGACCGCTTGTCTCGCCTCCAATATCTTAATCTTGGCGGCAACAGCTTCTCAGGGGAAATTCCGGCGTCTATTTCTCGGTTGTCGGAACTTCGGTTCCTTCATCTTTATGTGAATAAATTCAATGGGACTTACCCATCTGAAATCGGTAACTTGTTGAATCTGGAAGAATTGCTAATGGCTTACAATTCAAATCTGCAACCGGCTGAATTGCCGTCCACTTTAGCGCAATTGAAGAAATTGACGTATTTATGGATGACAGAGTCGAATGTAATCGGTGAAATTCCTGAATGGATTGGAAACTTGACCGCCCTCGAGAAATTGGATTTGTCGAAGAACAATTTGATTGGGAAAATCCCCAGTAGTTTGTTTACGTTGAAGAATCTCAGTGTAATTTATCTGTACAAGAACAATCTATCAGGAGAAATTCCTCAGCGGATTGATTCTAAAAAAATCACCGAATACGACTTTTCGGAAAATAATTTGACCGGAAGAATTCCGGCAGCTATCGGCGATCTACAGAATCTGACGGCTCTGCTTCTGTTTTCAAATCAGTTATATGGAGAAATCCCAGAAAGCATCGGCCGTCTTCCATTATTAACAGACATCCGATTATTCGACAACAATTTAAACGGTACACTGCCACCGGATTTCGGCCGGAATTTGATCCTCGAAGGTTTTCAAGTGAATTCCAATAAACTCACCGGAAGCTTGCCGGAGCACTTGTGCTCCGGCGGTAAGCTCAAAGGAGTGATTGCTTACGAGAATAGTCTTAGTGGGGAGCTACCAAAATCTCTTGGGAATTGCGATAGCTTGATCATCGTTGATGTTCAAAAGAACAATTTTTCAGGGGAAATTCCGGCCGGTCTATGGACGGCTCAGAATTTGACTTATGTAGTGATGAACAACAATTCTTTCACAGGCGATTTTCCGAAGAGAGTTTCCAAGAATCTTGcgagatttcaaatcagtaacaACAGATTTTCAGGGGAAATTCCATCGGAgttattttcattttggaatGTGACAGAGTTTGAAGCAAGCAATAATCTGTTGACAGGACAAATTCCTGAAGAACTCACTGCTCTTTCAAAGTTGAACAAGCTTTCGCTTCATGGAAATCAACTCACTGGGGAGCTTCCAAAGAAAATCATTTCATGGAGATCATTGCAGAGTCTTAAACTGAATCGAAATCGTCTTTCTGGTGAAATACCTGATGAACTTGGCGATTTACCGAACCTTAATGATCTCGATTTCTCGGAGAATCGACTTACCGGGACAATTCCGACTGAGCTAGGAAAATTGAATCTGAATTTCCTTGatctttcttcaaattttctgTCTGGGATAATCCCATCTGCATTTGAAAATGCAATCTTTGCAAGAAGCTTTTTGAACAATCCGGGTCTTTGTTCGAACAACGCAGTTCTAAATCTCGATGGCTGTAGTTTGCAGAATTCGAGGAAGATTTCGTCGCAGCATCTTGCTCTGATCGTAAGCTTGGGTGTAATAGTATCGATACTCTTTGTAGTTTCTGCTTTGTTCATAATCAAAATCTACAGGAAAAGTGGAAACAGAGCAGATATTGAATGGAAACTGACCTCATTTCAGAGGCTGAATTTCTCGGAGGCAAATCTTTTATCTGGGCTATCGGAGAACAATGTGATTGGGAGCGGTGGATCCGGGAAAGTTTACCGGATCCCGGTGAATAGTTTGGCTGAAACAGTGGCCGTGAAGAAGATATGGAACAACAGAAAGTCAGACCACAAGCTCGAGAAAGAATTCATGGCGGAAGTGAAAATCCTCAGTTCGATTCGACACAAGAACATAATCAAACTCCTCTGCTGCGTTTCCTGTGATACTTCACGGCTTCTCGTTTACGAGTACATGGAGAAGCAAAGCCTCGACAAATGGCTACACAAGAAGAACTCACCGCCGAGAATTACAGGGTCGGAACCTATTTGCGGTGTTACCCTCAATTGGCCGACGAGATTTCAAATTGCAGTAGGGGCAGCACAAGGCCTGTGTTATATGCACCATGAATGCTCCCCGCCAGTAATTCACAGAGACTTGAAGTCCAGTAATATCTTACTGGATTCAGAATTCAATGCCAAAATAGCAGATTTCGGCTTAGCCAAGTTGCTCATAAAGCAAGGGGAACCGGCCTCAGTCTCCGCCGTTGCCGGCTCTTTTGGATACATAGCTCCAG AGTATGCTCAGACACCAAGAATTAACGAGAAGATCGATGTGTTTAGCTTTGGAGTCATTCTTCTGGAGTTGGCAACTGGAAAGGAAGCTCTCGACGGCGATGCAGACTTGTCTCTGGCGGAGTGGGCATGGGAGTATATTCAACAAGGCAAGCCACTAGCCGATGTGTTGGATGAGGATGTGAAGGAACCACAATATCTTGATGAAATGTGCAGTGTTTTCAAATTGGGTGTGATTTGCACTTCCGGTTTGCCGACCAACCGGCCGAACATGAACCAGGCATTGCAAATCTTGATCCGTAGCCGAACCTCGACACCCCCAAACAATGGAGATAAAAAAAACAGGGACAGCGAAAGTACGCTGAGGAACAATGACGATTACTTGAAAGATGTAACAGTCAAAGGTTCTCTCCAATAG